The proteins below come from a single Aegilops tauschii subsp. strangulata cultivar AL8/78 chromosome 6, Aet v6.0, whole genome shotgun sequence genomic window:
- the LOC120961805 gene encoding growth-regulating factor 1 encodes MMMMGGRAGAGGVGAGGGRCPFTATQWQELEHQALIYKYMASGVPIPSDLLLPLRRSFLLDSALATSPSLAFPPQAALGWGCFGMGFGRKAEDPEPGRCRRTDGKKWRCSKEAYPDSKYCEKHMHRGKNRSRKPVEMSLATPPPPPSSSASSSSSNVHSAVNVATTTSSPAPSYHRHAAATHDTTPYHALYGGPYSSAGRQQHASAYHHAAQVSPFHLHLDTTHPHPPPSYYSSMDHSKDSYAYGHSVKEVHGGGEHAFFSSDVTTDRDHHHHHHQHQHHASAGGNGQWQFKQLGGMEPKQHNPTSLFPGCGGYGNNAAYAIDLSSKEEDEEKERRQQQQHCFLLGADLRLDKPSSGHGDSADQKPLRPFFDEWPHEKTGSKGSWMGLEGETQLSISIANELPITTTSRYHHGE; translated from the exons atgatgatgatgggtGGTCGCGCGGGggccggcggcgtcggggcaggcgGGGGGCGGTGCCCGTTCACGGCGACGCAGTGGCAGGAGCTTGAGCACCAGGCACTCATCTACAAGTACATGGCCTCCGGCGTGCCCATCCCCTCCGACCTCCTCCTCCCGCTCCGCCGCAGCTTCCTCCTCGACTCCGCCCTCGCCACCTCCCCCTCCCTCGCCTTCCCTCCCCAGGCCGCAC TTGGCTGGGGTTGCTTTGGCATGGGGTTCGGCCGGAAGGCGGAGGACCCGGAGCCGGGGCGGTGCCGGCGGACGGACGGCAAGAAGTGGCGCTGCTCCAAGGAGGCGTACCCGGACTCCAAGTACTGCGAGAAGCACATGCACCGCGGCAAGAACCGTTCAAGAAAGCCTGTGGAAATGTCCTTGGccacgcccccgccgccgccttcctcctcggcctcctcctcctcctccaacgtCCACTCCGCCGTCAAcgtcgccaccaccacctcctccccCGCACCGTCCTAccaccgccacgccgccgcgACTCACGACACGACGCCCTACCACGCGCTCTACGGCGGCCCCTACTCCTCCGCCGGCCGCCAGCAGCACGCTAGCGCCTACCACCACGCCGCGCAGGTCAGCCCGTTCCACCTGCACCTCGACACCACccacccgcacccgccgccgtcCTACTACTCCAGCATGGACCACAGCAAGGACAGCTACGCCTACGGGCACAGCGTCAAGGAGgtgcacggcggcggcgagcacgcctTCTTCTCCTCCGACGTCACCACCGACAGGgaccatcaccaccaccaccatcagcACCAACACCACGCTAGCGCCGGCGGCAACGGCCAGTGGCAGTTCAAGCAGCTCGGCGGCATGGAGCCGAAGCAGCATAACCCAACGTCGCTCTTCCCCGGCTGCGGCGGCTACGGCAACAACGCGGCCTACGCCATCGACCTGTCCAGCAAAGAAGAGGACGAGGAGAAGGAgaggcggcagcagcagcagcactgCTTCCTGCTGGGCGCCGACCTGAGGCTCGACAAGCCGTCGTCGGGGCACGGCGACTCCGCCGACCAGAAGCCTCTCCGGCCCTTCTTCGACGAGTGGCCGCACGAGAAGACCGGGAGCAAGGGGTCGTGGATGGGGCTCGAGGGGGAGACGCAGCTCTCCATCTCCATCGCCAACGAACTCCCCATCACCACCACCTCCCGCTACCACCATG GTGAATGA